One Pyrococcus furiosus DSM 3638 genomic region harbors:
- a CDS encoding AEC family transporter, with translation MNIPEMLALISLGYILRRLINDERPFSILRIIVNEVLFAIFVFGNVASKSLDYLIRIKLVFIYVFLVIGLSLLTSYVYGKLFLKDREWRGALMVLSSYPNTAALGFPIASLFLRDITPAILYATTNSLIILPIVTFIAAHFSGKQSSIKESVKRALKFPPTSANLLALTLVMLGIKLPEWLLEPIIRIGWWNIPLLLIYFGSRISLGKFSIRRLLEVATFRTIIPFLFVLITLRGAEREIFYAILVEASMPPAISANAILAQYNLKAEEAISTTFVWTLIVIAFYSVLKMLS, from the coding sequence ATGAACATTCCAGAAATGCTTGCTTTGATATCCTTGGGGTATATTCTTAGAAGATTAATCAATGATGAAAGGCCGTTTAGTATCCTGAGGATAATAGTTAATGAAGTTCTCTTTGCAATATTTGTTTTTGGGAACGTGGCTAGCAAAAGCCTAGATTATTTGATAAGGATAAAGCTCGTTTTCATATATGTATTTTTGGTTATTGGGCTAAGCTTGCTGACATCCTATGTTTATGGAAAACTGTTCCTAAAAGATCGAGAATGGCGTGGAGCTCTCATGGTTCTCTCTTCATATCCTAACACAGCTGCATTGGGATTTCCCATTGCTAGTCTATTTCTTCGAGATATAACTCCAGCTATTTTGTACGCAACTACCAATTCATTAATAATTCTCCCAATTGTTACCTTTATAGCTGCTCATTTTTCTGGCAAGCAGAGCTCAATAAAGGAAAGCGTAAAAAGAGCTCTAAAGTTTCCACCTACCTCAGCCAATTTGTTGGCCTTGACTTTAGTTATGTTGGGCATAAAGCTTCCAGAGTGGCTTTTGGAGCCAATAATTAGAATTGGATGGTGGAACATTCCGCTCCTCTTAATTTACTTTGGCTCAAGAATTTCATTGGGCAAGTTTTCTATTAGAAGATTGCTTGAGGTGGCAACTTTTAGAACAATTATTCCCTTCCTATTCGTTTTAATAACTCTCAGAGGAGCAGAAAGAGAAATTTTCTATGCTATATTAGTTGAAGCTTCAATGCCTCCAGCAATTTCGGCAAATGCTATCTTAGCTCAATACAATCTTAAAGCAGAAGAGGCAATTAGTACAACCTTTGTATGGACTTTGATTGTGATAGCGTTCTACTCGGTTTTAAAAATGTTGAGTTAG
- a CDS encoding geranylgeranyl reductase family protein translates to MDYDVLIIGGGPVGNYLASLLAGKLSVAVVERKGSFGGKACTGIIGADNYEALGFPEKAVLNTFNGAYFISKKKYFHISRKTPQAYLVDRKILERELAKKAMKKGAEYYLATNFLKFKNGKAVLQHLDGRMEIGAKIYVGADGVNSTVAKEIGAKTEGEILKGWEVEVLGNFRRNSVEVWVNKDINPDFFFWVAPINEEVARVGTFGSVDSLAKFLQMRKLKGGQILEFKTGAVILGMRKPWVKGNVALVGDAALQIKPTTAGGIVFGALCARALAKAILNNKLSSYEKMCSWVKEQISFGLRIRKVFKSLTQDHIEEIFNVLSSEDVIRLIEERADFDDHAKTVKALLKSPKVLSKLIRIAPIILRTLV, encoded by the coding sequence ATGGATTATGATGTTTTGATAATTGGTGGAGGACCAGTGGGTAACTATCTCGCATCTCTTTTAGCTGGAAAGCTCAGTGTAGCAGTAGTGGAGAGGAAAGGAAGTTTTGGAGGGAAGGCGTGCACTGGAATCATTGGGGCTGACAATTACGAAGCTCTTGGTTTTCCAGAAAAGGCCGTTTTGAATACCTTTAATGGTGCGTACTTTATCTCCAAGAAAAAATATTTTCACATAAGCAGAAAGACTCCACAAGCTTATCTTGTGGATAGAAAAATTTTAGAAAGAGAATTAGCAAAAAAGGCCATGAAAAAAGGAGCAGAGTATTATTTGGCAACGAATTTCCTAAAGTTTAAGAATGGGAAGGCTGTTCTTCAGCATCTTGATGGTAGAATGGAAATAGGAGCAAAGATTTATGTCGGGGCAGATGGAGTGAACAGTACGGTGGCAAAAGAAATAGGGGCAAAAACAGAGGGAGAAATCCTTAAAGGATGGGAAGTAGAGGTACTTGGTAATTTCAGGAGGAATTCAGTAGAAGTGTGGGTAAATAAGGACATAAACCCTGATTTCTTTTTCTGGGTTGCTCCCATAAATGAAGAAGTGGCTAGAGTTGGAACTTTTGGATCCGTTGATTCTTTAGCTAAGTTTCTCCAAATGAGGAAGCTTAAAGGAGGGCAGATTTTGGAATTTAAAACTGGAGCAGTAATATTGGGAATGAGAAAACCTTGGGTTAAGGGAAATGTAGCTTTAGTTGGAGATGCTGCACTACAAATTAAACCCACTACTGCAGGAGGAATAGTTTTTGGGGCTCTCTGTGCAAGGGCTTTAGCTAAGGCTATCCTCAACAATAAATTGTCGAGTTATGAGAAAATGTGCTCTTGGGTTAAAGAGCAGATATCCTTTGGTCTTAGGATTAGAAAGGTATTCAAGTCATTAACACAAGACCACATAGAAGAGATATTCAACGTTCTAAGTTCAGAAGATGTGATAAGGCTTATTGAAGAGAGAGCTGATTTTGATGATCATGCAAAAACTGTAAAGGCTTTGCTCAAAAGCCCAAAAGTTTTAAGCAAGCTGATTAGAATTGCACCAATAATACTGAGAACATTAGTATGA
- the glnA gene encoding type I glutamate--ammonia ligase: MNISVSMNKFDSKIKFVQLVFVDINGMPKGMEIPASRLEEAVTDGISFDGSSVPGFQGIEDSDLVFKADPDTYVEVPWDNVARVYGFIYKDNKPYGADPRGILKRALEELEKEGYKAYIGPEPEFYLFKKNGTWELEIPDVGGYFDILTLDKARDIRREIAEYMPSFGLIPEVLHHEVGKAQHEIDFRYDEALKTADNIVSFKYITKAVAEMHGLYATFMPKPLFGFPGNGMHLHISLWKDGENVFMGEEGLSEIALHFIGGILKHAKALTAVTNPTVNSYKRLVPSYEAPVYISWGYRNRSALIRVPAFWGKGARIEYRCPDPSANPYFAFAAVLKAGLDGIKHKIDPFAYVEENVYEMSEEKRKELGIETLPGSLGEALEELEKDKVVKEALGDAYKNFINYKWKEWESYLEYLEEKHMPKDTKKVTEWELERYFFL, translated from the coding sequence ATGAACATTAGTGTAAGCATGAACAAATTTGACTCAAAGATCAAATTTGTACAGTTAGTATTTGTGGATATAAACGGAATGCCCAAAGGGATGGAAATTCCAGCAAGCAGGTTAGAAGAAGCAGTCACTGATGGGATATCCTTTGACGGCTCCTCAGTCCCAGGTTTTCAAGGCATTGAAGACAGTGACTTAGTGTTTAAGGCAGATCCAGATACTTACGTTGAGGTCCCCTGGGATAATGTAGCTAGGGTGTATGGGTTCATTTACAAAGATAACAAGCCATATGGAGCAGATCCTAGGGGAATCTTGAAGAGAGCTCTTGAAGAACTAGAAAAAGAAGGCTACAAAGCGTACATTGGACCAGAACCTGAATTCTATTTATTCAAGAAAAATGGTACCTGGGAATTAGAAATTCCTGACGTCGGGGGTTATTTTGATATCCTCACTTTGGACAAAGCAAGAGACATTAGAAGGGAAATAGCTGAATACATGCCATCATTTGGTCTAATCCCAGAGGTTCTTCACCACGAAGTAGGTAAGGCCCAACATGAAATAGACTTTAGATACGATGAAGCCCTAAAAACTGCAGACAACATAGTGAGCTTTAAGTACATAACAAAGGCAGTGGCAGAAATGCACGGTCTATATGCTACATTTATGCCAAAGCCCCTCTTCGGATTCCCAGGAAACGGAATGCACCTCCACATAAGCTTGTGGAAAGATGGAGAAAACGTTTTCATGGGAGAAGAGGGGCTAAGTGAAATAGCACTACACTTCATAGGTGGAATACTAAAGCACGCAAAAGCACTAACTGCGGTTACAAACCCAACAGTGAACAGTTACAAGAGGCTCGTCCCAAGTTACGAAGCTCCAGTGTACATCAGCTGGGGTTATAGAAATAGGAGTGCTCTAATCAGGGTTCCAGCATTCTGGGGTAAGGGAGCTAGAATTGAATATCGCTGCCCAGACCCCAGTGCAAACCCATACTTTGCCTTTGCAGCTGTACTAAAAGCTGGTCTTGATGGAATTAAGCACAAAATTGATCCATTTGCATACGTAGAGGAGAATGTCTATGAAATGAGCGAAGAAAAGAGGAAAGAACTTGGAATTGAAACACTCCCAGGAAGCCTGGGTGAAGCTCTGGAAGAACTTGAAAAAGACAAAGTTGTAAAGGAGGCCCTTGGAGATGCATACAAGAACTTCATTAACTACAAGTGGAAAGAGTGGGAATCCTACTTAGAATACCTAGAAGAAAAGCACATGCCAAAAGACACAAAGAAGGTTACAGAATGGGAGCTTGAGAGGTATTTCTTCCTCTAA
- a CDS encoding DUF61 family protein has translation MEKVDRIIQMEIGRINSHLPKARKSLCELLKEDSPSIELRDGSLHYFRRSELEFLKTLAGEEACLVKLPIILELSTLDRGYFVVRGRGEVRVIKKLLELSEDIYLEENTVRLPRYYLPTIRRKLPTTTVYAFITEW, from the coding sequence ATGGAAAAAGTAGACCGAATTATTCAAATGGAGATAGGAAGAATTAATTCCCACCTCCCAAAGGCCAGAAAATCCCTATGTGAGCTACTTAAAGAAGACTCCCCATCAATAGAGCTTAGAGACGGCTCTCTTCACTATTTTAGAAGATCAGAACTTGAATTTTTAAAAACCTTGGCAGGAGAGGAAGCTTGCCTAGTTAAATTGCCTATTATACTAGAACTAAGCACCTTAGATAGAGGGTACTTTGTCGTTAGAGGGAGAGGAGAGGTAAGGGTTATTAAAAAGCTTCTAGAGCTGAGTGAGGATATTTATTTAGAAGAAAACACTGTGAGGCTACCGAGGTACTATCTTCCAACAATAAGGCGAAAGCTTCCAACAACTACAGTTTATGCCTTCATAACGGAGTGGTAA
- a CDS encoding ASCH domain-containing protein: MEWEMGLQEEFLELIKLRKKKIEGRLYDEKRRQIKPGDVISFEGGKLKVRVKAIRVYNSFREMLEKEGLENVLPGVKSIEEGIQVYRRFYDEEKEKKYGVVAIEIEPLEY; this comes from the coding sequence ATGGAATGGGAGATGGGGTTACAGGAAGAGTTCTTAGAGCTAATAAAGCTTAGAAAAAAGAAGATTGAGGGTAGGCTTTATGATGAAAAAAGGAGACAAATAAAGCCTGGCGATGTAATATCCTTTGAAGGTGGAAAGTTAAAGGTTAGGGTCAAAGCTATTAGAGTATACAATTCATTTAGGGAAATGCTGGAGAAAGAAGGATTAGAGAATGTTCTCCCAGGAGTGAAAAGTATCGAAGAGGGAATTCAGGTTTATAGAAGATTTTATGATGAGGAAAAAGAGAAGAAATATGGGGTAGTGGCGATAGAGATTGAACCTTTGGAGTATTAG
- a CDS encoding nucleotidyltransferase family protein: MKVLIMAGGYATRLWPITKNKPKPLLPVGNKTIIEHILEKLANIKYPIYVSTNKFFEKSFREKLSKYDVELIVENSYREEEKFGTIAAIKNAIETIGDDDYLIISGDNLFSLSIEDFLSRFDEVKKTLIAVYDIGDFELAKRYGVVVLEILLG, encoded by the coding sequence ATGAAGGTTCTAATAATGGCCGGAGGCTATGCTACTAGGTTATGGCCAATAACAAAAAATAAACCTAAACCCCTTCTTCCAGTTGGCAATAAAACAATAATAGAACACATTTTAGAAAAGCTGGCTAATATAAAATATCCTATTTATGTTTCAACAAATAAATTCTTTGAAAAGAGCTTTAGAGAGAAGCTATCGAAATACGATGTTGAACTAATTGTAGAGAATTCATATAGGGAAGAAGAAAAGTTTGGAACAATTGCCGCAATTAAAAATGCAATTGAAACAATAGGAGATGATGATTACCTCATAATATCTGGGGACAATTTGTTTTCCCTATCAATAGAGGACTTTCTCTCAAGATTTGATGAAGTAAAGAAAACTCTAATAGCCGTTTATGATATCGGAGACTTTGAACTAGCCAAGAGGTATGGTGTAGTTGTTCTGGAGATACTGTTAGGATAA
- a CDS encoding IS6-like element ISPfu2 family transposase, whose translation MKAESILYSLISVLKPFRRNKIPPEKKIRAVELYLRGLSYRQVGKILKISHTTVWEAVQKLAEAVYQPTLLAVRKQRNFIAVDETVVKINGEKRFLWAALDVESREVLAVWITTTRNWWIARDFILVVLKSCKGQPVFLVDGGKWYKSAFKSLGLDFVHVTFGPRNCIERWFRTLKERTKRFWNNFRARDWRRVHRFVFLFAFWYNFVRFHSRFGCPPGDVTEWLQEVMPQLS comes from the coding sequence ATGAAGGCTGAGAGCATTCTATACTCACTGATTTCAGTCTTAAAACCTTTTCGCCGCAACAAAATCCCACCAGAAAAGAAAATCAGAGCAGTAGAACTATACCTGCGAGGCCTCAGCTACAGACAAGTCGGAAAAATCCTCAAAATCAGCCACACAACAGTCTGGGAGGCAGTTCAAAAACTAGCAGAAGCAGTTTACCAGCCAACACTCCTCGCAGTAAGAAAACAGAGGAATTTTATCGCAGTTGATGAGACTGTCGTAAAAATCAACGGGGAGAAGAGATTTCTCTGGGCTGCACTTGACGTTGAGAGCAGGGAAGTTCTCGCAGTCTGGATTACAACAACCAGAAACTGGTGGATTGCTAGAGACTTCATTCTGGTTGTTTTGAAATCCTGCAAAGGACAGCCTGTTTTTCTGGTTGATGGTGGGAAGTGGTACAAGTCTGCTTTTAAATCCCTTGGACTGGATTTTGTTCACGTAACCTTCGGGCCGAGGAACTGTATTGAACGCTGGTTCAGGACTTTAAAAGAAAGAACAAAGCGTTTCTGGAATAATTTCAGGGCTAGAGACTGGAGGAGGGTTCACAGGTTTGTTTTTCTGTTTGCGTTCTGGTATAATTTTGTTAGGTTTCATTCTCGGTTTGGTTGTCCGCCTGGTGATGTGACTGAGTGGCTTCAAGAGGTGATGCCCCAGTTATCCTGA